TGTTAGTGCCCTCAAAAGTCTCTGGTCTTGTCTGTTCTGCAGAAATACCAGTTATATTTTCAGCATCACTAACACTTAAAGCTATATCTTCTGTCCTCTCTAGAGTTTGCTGGCTATTAGTATCAGATGCACTACTCCCCACTGGGGACTTCTCCTGTGTCCAATCAACAGAGTTTTTATCCCTGTCCTCTAAAATATTGTTTCCCAATGGAGGTTTTTCTTGTGTCCATTTAATAGGggaaaattcattattttctttattacaacAGCCTAATGGAGAGATTTCTCTGGGTCTTTTAACAagaatttcatctttttttataatgtttcccACAGGTGAGTTTTCACGTGTCCTTTTCCTACCCTCACGACTAGTTTTATAAGTCCCCACCTCAGAACTTGCTTCTGTCCTATATGAGGCTTTTGAAAAGTTCACTGCCATTTcatgtacttttatttttacttctttttctcTGTGTGGGGCTGTTACATCAGAGGGTTTTTCACCCTTTTGTAAATCCACCACCAAGTCCTGAGTTGTGTCTTCATCTTCTGTACTAGATTCTGCTACTAAAGATGACGGATTTTGCCTTGTACCATCTTTAGTATTATGTTCAGATGTCTGTAATATTCCTTCTTCTGTTGTGGTATCTTTTCTAAAGACACTCAGAGATTCTGTAACAGAAGTCACAATAGAAGATGGCTGAAGGGATATTTTCTCTGACTGTAATACAGAAAGTGCTTTTGCAGAGGAACTTTCCTGGTTTTCTTCCACTTCTTGGCTTTGTTCCTCTAGTACTGGTTGTTTTGAAGCACCAGTATTGTCTTTGTCAATGTTAGCTTCTTCAGTGACCTTTGCTTCATCTCCATTGCTTAAGTAAGCAGAAGATAAGCTGCTTTGTTCTGTTCTATAATTTGGAGAACTGAGGTTATGACTAGAGTTAATTGAAGCTGTGGTAGGTTGCCAAAGTTTTTGATTCTCCTGTTGAAGCTTGGCTATCTGTTCCTTGGAGTCTTTTAGTTGTTGCTGTAAATAGTATATGGTACTTTGCATCCCTTCAACGTCTTCATCTAATTCTAACAGAAATTCATCTAGTTCTGTATGAgaaaagaaaatcattttatattacatacaaacataaaatacattataaataatttagataaaacagtttctgtgatagttattgttttatttagtttcagaCTTCTGTTGTAATAGACCCAAGATTATTAACTTAAACAACACAGTGACAAAAGCACccagaaacaaacagtttatgaTGAGCTACAAAATATACAGCCCAATACAAACAATCTggacaaaatgtttaaaacaacaaagataaaactgaaaaacgTACATCAGTGGTGTCTACGAATTAACATGTCAAGACTGTAACAGTGTATTTAGGTATGGAAGAAGGTTCCATACAAACAAAGAACAATCAAGAAATTGGAAACTTGAGGAAATGGTTTAAATTTTGTATTCCACCTGAAGGAAACTATATACCATCTTCTCagaagaagtaaaataatttatatctgtCAAATAGGTAGAAAACTCAATGGCTTaatacatttaagaaaaatatacaagtcTAGAAACTCATCCAGACAAGTTTCAAAAAACCAAATGAACTGTAGTTACTCCCACTTTACTTAACATGAATGTCAAAAGTACTTCCATTTCTTTGGTTCAACATACAGATAACTGTTAAAAGTTGTTTCAGCCTGTAATTGACAATTCTTTTACTGGCAAAACCATGgtcataataaatgaaatatttatgacaCATAACACTCTTTTTGTAAA
This sequence is a window from Tachypleus tridentatus isolate NWPU-2018 chromosome 5, ASM421037v1, whole genome shotgun sequence. Protein-coding genes within it:
- the fl(2)d gene encoding pre-mRNA-splicing regulator female-lethal(2)D isoform X3 is translated as MTKDEILRLTKDDIIERWMRQDKYIDSLEAKFSDNNESLELVSLRESEEKLKQQQIEATRRENILVMRLTTKEQEMQEYANQIQELKQAQIPSMAQLRSALLDPAVNFMFEKMRKEVDSTKARLEECQNELSAWKFTPDSNTGKRLMAKCRLLYQENEELGKMISSGRMAKLEGELALQKNFSEEMKKSQSELDEFLLELDEDVEGMQSTIYYLQQQLKDSKEQIAKLQQENQKLWQPTTASINSSHNLSSPNYRTEQSSLSSAYLSNGDEAKVTEEANIDKDNTGASKQPVLEEQSQEVEENQESSSAKALSVLQSEKISLQPSSIVTSVTESLSVFRKDTTTEEGILQTSEHNTKDGTRQNPSSLVAESSTEDEDTTQDLVVDLQKGEKPSDVTAPHREKEVKIKVHEMAVNFSKASYRTEASSEVGTYKTSREGRKRTRENSPVGNIIKKDEILVKRPREISPLGCCNKENNEFSPIKWTQEKPPLGNNILEDRDKNSVDWTQEKSPVGSSASDTNSQQTLERTEDIALSVSDAENITGISAEQTRPETFEGTNKHQLIKESPREEFSLGCSTAESCHRGSLERTQREMSLEISSEQPIDLIAKKGIQEESSVESSNTDDNDLITVNRTQTEIPSTICNPEYKDKVTRNPVGSLCETETALATIEVDTDTEVQVAQTLASWAAASKEPLERTEETSSSPVGNGDVNSDFSISDEEVL
- the fl(2)d gene encoding pre-mRNA-splicing regulator female-lethal(2)D isoform X2, with product MASEEQAKRVKMTKDEILRLTKDDIIERWMRQDKYIDSLEAKFSDNNESLELVSLRESEEKLKQQQIEATRRENILVMRLTTKEQEMQEYANQIQELKQAQIPSMAQLRSALLDPAVNFMFEKMRKEVDSTKARLEECQNELSAWKFTPDSNTGKRLMAKCRLLYQENEELGKMISSGRMAKLEGELALQKNFSEEMKKSQSELDEFLLELDEDVEGMQSTIYYLQQQLKDSKEQIAKLQQENQKLWQPTTASINSSHNLSSPNYRTEQSSLSSAYLSNGDEAKVTEEANIDKDNTGASKQPVLEEQSQEVEENQESSSAKALSVLQSEKISLQPSSIVTSVTESLSVFRKDTTTEEGILQTSEHNTKDGTRQNPSSLVAESSTEDEDTTQDLVVDLQKGEKPSDVTAPHREKEVKIKVHEMAVNFSKASYRTEASSEVGTYKTSREGRKRTRENSPVGNIIKKDEILVKRPREISPLGCCNKENNEFSPIKWTQEKPPLGNNILEDRDKNSVDWTQEKSPVGSSASDTNSQQTLERTEDIALSVSDAENITGISAEQTRPETFEGTNKHQLIKESPREEFSLGCSTAESCHRGSLERTQREMSLEISSEQPIDLIAKKGIQEESSVESSNTDDNDLITVNRTQTEIPSTICNPEYKDKVTRNPVGSLCETETALATIEVDTDTEVQVAQTLASWAAASKEPLERTEETSSSPVGNGDVNSDFSISDEEVL